One genomic segment of Canis lupus baileyi chromosome 33, mCanLup2.hap1, whole genome shotgun sequence includes these proteins:
- the GAR1 gene encoding H/ACA ribonucleoprotein complex subunit 1, with translation MSFRGGGRGGFNRGGGFSRGGSNNHFRGGGGNFRGGGGGRGGFGRGGGRGGFNKGQDQGPPEHVVLLGEFLHPCEDDIVCKCTTDENKVPYFNAPVYLENKEQIGKVDEIFGQLRDFYFSVKLSENMKASSFKKLQKFYIDPYKLLPLQRFLPRPPGEKGPPRGGGRGGRGGGRGGGGRGGRGGGFRGGRGGGGGGFRGRGGGGFRGRGH, from the exons ATGTCTTTTCGAGGCGGTGGTCGTGGAGGCTTTAATCGAGGTGGTGGCTTCAGTCGCGGCGGAAGCAACAACCACTTCCGAGGTGGAGGCGGTAATTTCCGAGGCGGCGGTGGTGGTAGAGGAGGATTTGGACGAGGAGGTGGCCGCGGAGGCTTTAACAAAGGCCAAGACCAAGGACCTCCGGAGCACGTAGTTT TATTAGGAGAGTTCCTGCATCCCTGTGAAGATGACATAGTTTGTAAATGTACTACAGACGAAAATAAGGTGCCTTATTTTAATGCTCCAGTTTATTTagagaacaaagaacaaattggtAAAGTGGATGAAATATTTGGACAACTTAGAGATTTT TATTTTTCTGTTAAATTGTCAGAAAATATGAAGgcatcttcctttaaaaaactgCAGAAG TTTTATATAGACCCATATAAACTGCTACCACTACAGAGGTTTTTACCTCGACCTCCAGGTGAGAAGGGACCTCCAAGAGGTGGTGGCAGAGGAGGtcgaggaggaggaagaggaggaggtggcagAGGTGGTAGAGGTG gtGGTTTtagaggtggaagaggaggtggaggtggaggcttcagaggaaggggtggtggtggtttcaGAG GGAGAGGACATTAA